Proteins encoded in a region of the Oceanibaculum nanhaiense genome:
- a CDS encoding phosphoribosyl-ATP diphosphatase — MSQSTLDELFRILESRKDADPDVSYTAKLLGDRKKIAKKLGEEGVEAALEVLMGDRDKLVSESADVLYHLLVSWVALGIQPEEVWRSLEARMGRSGLEEKKSRKAD; from the coding sequence ATGAGCCAGAGCACGCTGGACGAACTGTTCCGTATCCTGGAATCGCGCAAGGATGCCGATCCCGACGTCAGCTATACGGCGAAGCTGCTGGGCGACCGCAAGAAGATCGCCAAGAAGCTGGGCGAGGAGGGCGTCGAGGCGGCGCTGGAAGTGCTGATGGGTGACCGCGACAAGCTGGTCTCGGAAAGCGCCGACGTGCTCTATCACCTGCTGGTGTCCTGGGTGGCGCTGGGCATTCAGCCGGAAGAGGTCTGGCGCTCGCTGGAGGCGCGCATGGGCCGCTCCGGCCTGGAGGAGAAGAAGTCCCGCAAGGCGGACTGA
- the hisF gene encoding imidazole glycerol phosphate synthase subunit HisF translates to MLKTRIIPCLDVKGGRVVKGVNFVDLRDAGDPVEQARLYDREGADELCFLDITASSDNRGIILDVVSRTAEQCFMPLTVGGGVRTLDDIRKLLLAGADKVSINTAAVKDPDFVRQAAQKFGSQCITVAVDAKRAGDGFEVFTHGGRNATGIEAVGWAQRMMEYGAGEILLTSMDRDGTKQGFDLPLTRAIADAVTIPVIASGGVGNLQHLIEGVTEGHASAVLAASIFHFGEYRIAEVKAAMAAAGIPVRLTPERQAA, encoded by the coding sequence ATGCTGAAGACCCGCATCATCCCCTGCCTCGACGTGAAGGGCGGGCGCGTCGTGAAGGGCGTGAACTTCGTCGATCTGCGTGATGCCGGCGATCCGGTCGAGCAGGCAAGGCTCTATGACCGTGAGGGCGCGGACGAGCTGTGCTTCCTCGACATCACCGCCTCTTCCGACAATCGCGGCATCATCCTCGATGTGGTGTCGCGCACCGCCGAGCAATGCTTCATGCCGCTGACCGTCGGCGGCGGCGTGCGCACGCTCGACGATATCCGCAAGCTGCTGCTGGCCGGGGCCGACAAGGTGTCGATCAACACCGCCGCCGTGAAGGACCCGGATTTCGTGCGTCAGGCCGCCCAGAAGTTCGGCAGCCAGTGCATCACCGTGGCGGTGGACGCCAAGCGCGCCGGCGATGGCTTCGAGGTGTTCACCCATGGTGGCCGCAACGCCACCGGCATTGAGGCGGTCGGCTGGGCGCAGCGCATGATGGAATATGGCGCCGGCGAAATCCTGCTGACCTCGATGGACCGCGACGGCACCAAACAGGGCTTCGACCTGCCGCTGACCCGCGCCATCGCCGATGCCGTCACCATCCCGGTCATCGCCTCGGGCGGTGTCGGCAATCTGCAGCATTTGATCGAGGGCGTGACCGAGGGTCATGCCTCGGCGGTTCTGGCGGCCTCAATCTTCCATTTCGGCGAATACCGCATCGCCGAGGTGAAGGCGGCGATGGCGGCCGCCGGCATTCCCGTCAGACTGACCCCGGAAAGGCAGGCGGCATGA
- the hisA gene encoding 1-(5-phosphoribosyl)-5-[(5-phosphoribosylamino)methylideneamino]imidazole-4-carboxamide isomerase: protein MILYPAIDLKGGECVRLLHGEMDKATVFSDDPGAQAAKFQAAGCQWLHVVDLDGAFAGKAVNEVAVRSILAAVSVPVQLGGGIRDHAGIERWLAAGISRIILGTAALRNPQLVIEACKAHPGRIAVGIDARGGRVAVEGWAETSDVTALDLARRFEDAGVAAIIYTDIDRDGALQGVNVQATADLARAISIPVIASGGVASLDDLRGLMAVAESGIEGVISGRALYDGRIDLTQAIAVLDGKEAA from the coding sequence ATGATCCTCTACCCCGCCATCGACCTGAAGGGCGGCGAGTGTGTCCGCCTGCTGCATGGCGAGATGGACAAGGCCACCGTGTTCAGCGACGACCCGGGCGCGCAGGCCGCCAAGTTCCAGGCCGCCGGCTGCCAGTGGCTGCATGTGGTCGATCTCGACGGCGCCTTCGCCGGCAAGGCGGTGAACGAGGTGGCGGTGCGCTCGATCCTTGCCGCCGTCTCGGTGCCGGTGCAGCTTGGCGGCGGCATCCGCGATCATGCCGGAATCGAGCGCTGGCTGGCGGCCGGCATTTCCCGAATCATCCTGGGCACGGCGGCGCTGCGCAACCCGCAGCTGGTCATCGAGGCCTGCAAGGCGCATCCGGGCCGGATCGCGGTGGGCATCGACGCGCGCGGCGGCCGGGTGGCGGTCGAGGGCTGGGCCGAAACCTCGGACGTGACCGCGCTCGACCTCGCGCGCCGCTTCGAGGATGCCGGCGTTGCCGCCATCATCTATACCGATATCGACCGCGATGGCGCCCTGCAGGGTGTGAATGTACAGGCGACCGCCGATCTGGCGCGTGCCATCTCGATCCCGGTCATCGCCTCGGGCGGCGTCGCCTCACTGGACGATCTGCGGGGTCTGATGGCGGTGGCCGAGTCCGGCATCGAGGGCGTGATCAGCGGCCGCGCGCTCTATGATGGGCGCATCGACCTGACGCAGGCGATTGCCGTTCTCGATGGGAAGGAGGCCGCCTGA
- a CDS encoding GNAT family N-acetyltransferase, whose product MTEIAVRTSAERLEEFSGNDLEDLCDATEGAILDGGGFGWVTPPARHVLEAYWRGVLLVPERHLFVGRLDGTIAAAAQTLRPARNNEAQAFALQLTGHFVAPWARGHGLARAIVVAAEQAARAWGFRSINLDVRDSQSAAIKLYESLGYVRWGTHPYYARVGGDIIAGHFYYKNLSETEAPKQEIPLS is encoded by the coding sequence ATGACGGAAATCGCGGTCAGGACATCGGCCGAGCGGCTGGAAGAATTCTCCGGGAACGATCTCGAGGATTTGTGCGACGCCACCGAGGGCGCCATTCTGGATGGCGGCGGCTTCGGCTGGGTGACGCCGCCGGCGCGCCATGTGCTGGAAGCCTACTGGCGCGGCGTGCTGCTGGTGCCGGAGCGGCACTTGTTCGTCGGCCGGCTGGACGGCACCATCGCGGCGGCGGCGCAGACTCTGCGCCCGGCCCGCAATAATGAGGCGCAGGCTTTCGCCTTGCAGCTGACCGGTCATTTCGTGGCGCCCTGGGCGCGCGGGCATGGTCTGGCGCGCGCCATTGTCGTGGCTGCCGAGCAGGCGGCGCGGGCCTGGGGCTTCCGCAGCATCAACCTTGATGTGCGCGACAGCCAGTCGGCGGCGATCAAGCTTTACGAATCGCTGGGCTATGTGCGCTGGGGCACGCATCCCTATTATGCCCGGGTGGGGGGCGACATTATCGCCGGCCATTTCTATTACAAGAACCTCAGCGAGACCGAGGCGCCGAAGCAGGAGATTCCGCTGTCATGA